Genomic window (Chondrocystis sp. NIES-4102):
GAAATTGATAGTTTAATTGCGGTTTTAAAAGATATTTTAGGTTGATAGTTATCCTACTTTTACTTTTTCCTTGGCTTCTCTGCGTCTTGGCACTTCATAGGTATAAAAATCATAAGCAAGCTTAGTATTGGGAAAGATTGCTCTAGCTTCCTGTTTTAGATCATTTAACTCGATAGGATTACCAGGGGCATAGCGAGGGCTAAAATGGGTCATAATTAATTGTTTGACCCCAGCCAATAAAGCTACTTGGGCTGCCATAGTACTAGTGGAGTGCATCTTTTCAAATGCCATCTGGGCATCTTGATGGGCAAAGGTCGCCTCATGAATTAAAACATCAGCATCTTGGGATAATTCTACTGCTGAGTCACAAAATACTGTATCGGTGCAATAAACTACTTTGCGTCCTACTTCTGGTTGACCGCATAGATCTTGACCATTAATCTGACGACCATCATCTAAAGTAACTATTTCCCCTTGTTTTAGCTTGCCATAAATTGGGCCTGGAGGAATACCTAATGATTGAGCTTTGGCTAGATTAAATGTTCCTGGGCGGTCTTTTTCCTCAATGCGATAACCATAGGCTGGTACACGATGTTTAAGTAGCTGACAACTAACAATAAATTCCTCGTCTTCGTATACTATGCCTGGTTTAACGGTGTGAATATTAAGGCGAGAACCCAAATTAATATAGGAATATTTAGCAGCAGCATGAAGATATTCCGATAACCCCTCAGCACCATAGATATCTATTAGTTGACCACTACCAGCCAACCCACAACTAGCAATCAAACCCATTAACCCAAAGGTATGATCGCCGTGCATATGGGTAATAAAGATACGACGAATTTGAGAGCTTTTAATTTCACTACGTTGAAGTTGATGTTGTGTACCTTCTCCGCAGTCTAATAGCCAAACTTCGCCACGTTGAGGAAGACGTAGGGCGACACTAGAAACATTCCGCGATCGCGTTGGGACTCCAGAACTTGTACCTAAAAACGTTATTTCCACAGGATTTTCTCATTGCCAGTTATATCTATTTTATTATTACAATATCTCTGTTAAAAACTTGTGGTGTTAAAGATTAGATAAGTTTGTTTAAATTAATAGATAATAGGAAACTGAATAAATCTATCCCCTCACTCTTTTCTCCAACCGCCCAATTCTTCCACGCCAAAAATTAAAAGGATAATAAAAAACAGGACTCCATAGACTGGTGATAATCGCCGAGAGCATGACTATTTTTTGATACCTTTGAACTATGTGAGCAAGAGACAGGGAATGTTGTAGCGCATATTGCCAAGCAAAGACAGTCTCAGCCAAGATAGTCATAAAAAAAACTATAAAGGCTACAGAAATAAAATCTTCCCCCACATATTTTTGTTTTTGTAATCGAGCAGTTAAAATTCCCACCAAGACAAAACTTAAAACATGGGAAGGAGAAGAAATAGTAATACCATCGTAAATCAGAGCAATAATTAAGCCTGCGATCGCGCCTTGCCAAACTGTTTGTTTAATACTCCAAGAAACCAACCAAATTAAAAGCCAGTTGGGATTAGTATTTAATAATTCCATTCCAGGAATATGAAACAGCATTAAAATCGAGCAAATAAATACTGTAATAAATAACCAAAAAATATTAAAAATTTTTATTATGTCTAATGATGTTTGCTGATTTAGCATTAGCACCTAATTACTTATGATTTAATTGCCATTGCTGGTTGAAAAGGCTCAATCGATACCCACTCTAAAACATCAATAGGAGCAGTTAATTCAACAACTATTTCAGTTAGTGCTTCAAGGGTTGGGGATGAGGATTGAGATTTAGATTTTACTTTACCAATGGGTAATCCAGGGGGATATAGCTTACTAAGATTGGAAGTAGCAATTGTATCGCCAGGTTTGATATCTGCCACCTGATTAAAAAAGTGCATAATCACAGTTTGATTCTCTTGACCTTGAATATAACCCAATTGGCGATTACGACTCAAAATTGCTCCTACTTTACTACTAACATCACTAAT
Coding sequences:
- a CDS encoding rod shape-determining protein MreD — protein: MLNQQTSLDIIKIFNIFWLFITVFICSILMLFHIPGMELLNTNPNWLLIWLVSWSIKQTVWQGAIAGLIIALIYDGITISSPSHVLSFVLVGILTARLQKQKYVGEDFISVAFIVFFMTILAETVFAWQYALQHSLSLAHIVQRYQKIVMLSAIITSLWSPVFYYPFNFWRGRIGRLEKRVRG
- the rnz gene encoding tRNA 3' endonuclease RNase Z, yielding MEITFLGTSSGVPTRSRNVSSVALRLPQRGEVWLLDCGEGTQHQLQRSEIKSSQIRRIFITHMHGDHTFGLMGLIASCGLAGSGQLIDIYGAEGLSEYLHAAAKYSYINLGSRLNIHTVKPGIVYEDEEFIVSCQLLKHRVPAYGYRIEEKDRPGTFNLAKAQSLGIPPGPIYGKLKQGEIVTLDDGRQINGQDLCGQPEVGRKVVYCTDTVFCDSAVELSQDADVLIHEATFAHQDAQMAFEKMHSTSTMAAQVALLAGVKQLIMTHFSPRYAPGNPIELNDLKQEARAIFPNTKLAYDFYTYEVPRRREAKEKVKVG